TTTTGCCGCGGCTTTGAGATCGTTTCTCCGGCAGGACCCGGACATCATCATGGTGGGGGAAGTCCGGGATTTCGAAACGGCCGAAGTGGCGATCAAGGCCGCCCTGACCGGGCACCTGGTGTTGAGCACGCTCCACACCAACGATGCTCCAAGCACCGTGAACCGCCTGCTCAACATGGGCGTCGAACCCTTTCTGGTGTCTTCGGCGGTGAACCTGGTGCTGGCCCAGCGGCTGGCTCGCAAGGTCTGCCCGGAATGTAAGGTGGTGGAAGATGTGCCGCCGGAGGCACTCCTGGAACTGGGGGTCGGCGAAGACGAGGTGGGAACGTTCCCCTGCTATCGGGGAAGGGGATGCCCGGCATGCAGCGGTACCGGGTACCGGGGACGGATCGCCCTCTACGAAGTGATGCCCATGAAGGATGAAATCCGGGAACTGGTTCTGGTCGGGGCTTCGGCCTCCGAACTGAAACGGGAAGCGATCCGGCTGGGCATGACCACCCTCAGGCGAAGCGGCATCAATAAACTCAAGGAAGGCGCCATATCGGTGGAAGAGGTGCTCCGGAGCACCATAAAGGACTGAAGGGCATCGCGGCGAAGCACACATTGTTGAAGCCGCGAAAAAACCGAACGGATGCAAGGCCGGCCCACGTTTCAGGCGCGGCCCGGCGGCGGAGTGAATCATGCCGGAATTTCTATGGCGGGGAATCGATCGTAAGGGAAAAAAGATCAAGGGTGAAATCGAAGCCGACAACGCAGCCATCGCTCGGCAGCTGCTGGTTCGCCAAGGCGTTGATATCCAGTCGCTCAAACCCAAACCCAAGGATATTCTGGAGTACATCCCTCTCCTGCAGCCAAAGGTCCAGGAAAAGGACCTGGTGCTCTTTGTCCGACAGTTCGCCACCATGATCGATGCGGGGCTTCCCATCATCCAGTGCCTGGAAATCCTCAGGGATCAGACGGAAAACAAGGCTTTCCGGAGGGTGCTCAAGGACATCCGAAAGAGCGTGGAAGAAGGGATGACCTTCTCGGAATCCTTGATGAAACACCCCAAGGTCTTCGACAAGCTCTTCGTCAACCTGGTGGCCGCCGGGGAAGCCGGAGGCATCCTGGACGTGACGCTCAACCGGCTTGCCGCTTACCTGGAAAAGGTGGCCAAGCTGAAAAAGAAGGTCAAAGGAGCCATGACCTACCCCGCGGTGGTGGTGGGAATCGCGGTGATTGTGATCGCCGTGATCCTGATCTACGTTATCCCCGTCTTTGCAGGGCTCTTCCGCGACGCCGGCGCACCCCTTCCGACTCTGACCGTTGTCGTGATCACCGCCAGTGAGTTCGTGCAGAACTATTTCCACTGGATTCTGGGCGGCGTCTTCCTGGCGGCCGTCGGCTTCGGTCGTTTCCGCAAAACGGACAAAGGCCGCCATCTCACCGACAGGATCTTTCTCAGGCTACCCGTCTTCGGGATGCTCCTCAAGAAGGTGGCCCTGGCGCGGGTTTGCCGCACCCTGGGCACCATGCTGGGAAGCGGGGTGCCCATCCTCGACAGCATGGACCTGGTCGCAGCCACCGCGGGGAACACGGTGATCGAGCGTGCCATCCGCCGGGCCCGGGACGCGGTGTCCCAAGGCCGGCCCATCGCCGATCCGCTGGCCGAATCCGGCATGTTCCCTCCCATGGTCATCCACATGGTGACCGTCGGGGAAGCCACAGGCGCCCTGGACAACATGCTCGAAAAAGTGGCCGACTTCTACGACGAAGAAGTGGACACCACCGTGGAAGCCCTCACCTCCCTGCTGGAACCGCTCCTCATTGTGTTTCTCGGCGTCACCATCGGAGGACTCCTGGTGGCCATGTACCTTCCGATCTTCCAGATCGCCGACGTGGTCTCCCGCGGAGCTTGAAGATGGCGGCCGGAGAACTCCGTTCCACCTTGCCCGCCGTTGCCGGTGCGGCCGCCCTGCAGAGGCGGATCCAGGGACTTCTGTTCTACCGACTTCTCATGGCCGTCTTTTTCCTAACCCTCACCCTCCTGTGCGAGTTCCGAGGGCGGGAAAGTCCGGCCTCCTCCCCGTTGGAACCCCTCTACGTCTTCTCAGG
This is a stretch of genomic DNA from Desulfoglaeba alkanexedens ALDC. It encodes these proteins:
- a CDS encoding type II secretion system F family protein, coding for MPEFLWRGIDRKGKKIKGEIEADNAAIARQLLVRQGVDIQSLKPKPKDILEYIPLLQPKVQEKDLVLFVRQFATMIDAGLPIIQCLEILRDQTENKAFRRVLKDIRKSVEEGMTFSESLMKHPKVFDKLFVNLVAAGEAGGILDVTLNRLAAYLEKVAKLKKKVKGAMTYPAVVVGIAVIVIAVILIYVIPVFAGLFRDAGAPLPTLTVVVITASEFVQNYFHWILGGVFLAAVGFGRFRKTDKGRHLTDRIFLRLPVFGMLLKKVALARVCRTLGTMLGSGVPILDSMDLVAATAGNTVIERAIRRARDAVSQGRPIADPLAESGMFPPMVIHMVTVGEATGALDNMLEKVADFYDEEVDTTVEALTSLLEPLLIVFLGVTIGGLLVAMYLPIFQIADVVSRGA